The Toxorhynchites rutilus septentrionalis strain SRP chromosome 1, ASM2978413v1, whole genome shotgun sequence genome contains the following window.
agaagggccaagtgcagtgtaaaaatataaaagtttgaatgaaaatttttacttcatattgtttgattacctaacacatgtagttctgacactcacttaaccatttgtcgatgcatttcttgtttgttccacaaataattactattgtTCCTACGCATAAGTTAAAACAACGTAATAAATCCCACATGTCTGTAACTATCTTGATCCCACATTTTGTATTTGACTTGTTTTCTTGCTTGAATTAAAAATgtatacacaaaaatattttgaagacAGGAAACAGAGAGGAGAGTAGCCATTGCCGTTATACAGAACAGAATGAAAAGTTAGTTGAATATATGATCTCAAGTGCAACACACGTGTTTTTACTTCTCGCAACAGTTTTTTCGTAAAGGCAATTGTGCCGCGTGGTCCGCCGAGAATAATATTCCTCTCGTTTCGTCAGTTTAGTGTGTTGATATCACATCGGACTTCTATACGTCGTTCATCCGCGTTCTCTCACGCAAAGTTTGCAGGATCGCCTACATTTTTGGTGCCGAAACCCGGGACTGCCAGAGCATTTTTCGTCTTCGACCGCCTTTCGTCTGAGGTTAGCGTCGCCATCTTTTTCGACTGCTGgatttttcactccggattcatcgCGTCGGCAGTTCCATTGGCCTGGAAACTTCATGAAGGAAACGGATTTTGCTGTTATCGTCGAGGCACATCGCAGGTTCGAAAAGTGAGCACAggtgagtggcaaacaaaattatcgaaataaaataaaattttgtgcGTACAAAAATGAACGCTAAGAAAATAAAGAAGATTGTTGTTCGTAGAAACAACGTTTTAAGTTCATTAAAATTGATTCAGCAATTCAACCAAGATTATACGTTCGATCGTGATTTCCCTCAACTCAAATTTCGCATAGAAAAGCTAGATGAGCTATGGGATCAATTTGACGAATTACAAACCGAAATTGAGTGTGAGGAAGAAGCCGACGAAGAACTTTCGGCTGTTAGAATTTCATTCGAAAcagaatattttcaattaaaagGATCACTCACTGAAAAGCTTGATGCAGTTGAAGTTGACACAAAAAGACCACTTTCTCCTGTTGCTCCGCCTGTTCATTCTGTTGGTGTTCGCTTGCCTGAGCTTAAAATACCGgagttttccggaaatttcGAAGAGTGGACGAATTTTCACGATCTTTTCGTCACTCTGATTCACACAAATCATCATCTGTCGTCAGTGCAAAAATTTCAGTATTTGAAGGCCGTATTGAAGGGTGAGGCTCTTCGTCTGGTTGAGTCTTTATCGGTTTCGTCAGAAAATTATACAATTGCATGGGATAGTCTAAGGAAGCGGTATGACAACAAGAATCTGCAAATTAAACAACACTTTTCGGCTTTGTTGTCCACGAATGCTATACGTAAAGAATCTGCCACAGCACTCTCAAATTTGGCAGATGAATTCGATAAGCATGTCTGTGTGCTTAATAAGTTGGAGAATTGTGATGATCATTGGAATTCATTCCTTATCGAGTTATTGAGTAGCAAATTGGATCCTATCACGCTGAAGGAATGGGAATCTCAGCTAGACATCAACGGTCGTCCCATGTATGATGAATTAGTTGCCTTTATTCAGAAACGCTCTAGGATTTTGCAGTCTATTACGCTCTCCCAAACATCACAACAGCCTATCAAGCCTGAGATAAAATTAGAATCGAAGACTCTGCGAAATAAAACCGTTTCATATCACTCCACGAATAATGATAATCTTCCGAAGTGCAGACTATGCAAACTATCGCATTCACTGATGCAGTGCGTTGAATTTAGGAAGCTGTCGCCACAACAACGTTTCGAAGTAGCCAAGAAGCACGGCCTTTGTCTTAACTGTCTACGGTCATCTCACATGATGAAAAACTGCACTGCTGGATCCTGTCGAACATGCAGCAAACGCCATCATACTTTGCTACATTTGAATTCAACTCCAAAGTCGGATCAGAATAACGATCAATCGAACACTGCCATTCAGGTAGCGCAGTATACACACCATTCACCATCGGTATCGGTCGTCGGTATGCCTTCATCGTTTTCGTGCATTGCAGATGATTGCAATGTGGTATCTCGGATTACTGAACCAGTCCCGTCATTGTCAGATGGGCACAGTAATTATACGTCGTCGCTTATTCCTCCATCGATTTCGAAACGCAAACCGTCAGGTTCTGCTCAAAGCTCACCTCAGGTGACAAATTGTCAAGATGTCGTTCCTGTAAATTCGAATTTGTCGAAGACTAAACAGTTTTCTGTATTCATGTTGACTGCATACGTTAGGGTCAAGGATATTGATGGTAACTACCACTTCGCACGCGCTTTGCTTGATTGTGCATCTGAAGCAAATTTCGTAACAGAATCTCTAGCTCAAACTCTTCGCTTGAAACGCCTATCTGCTAACATAGATGTGTATGGTATAAGCCAATCCGTTAAGAAAGTTAAACAACAAGTTCCCATCGTAGTGTCGTCTCGTATTAATTCGTACACATCTTGCTTGAGTTTTTTGATCCTGCCATCGCTAACGAGGATTTTGCCCACAGTCAACGTGAATGTATCCAAGTGGATTATTCCGCGCCACGTTCCTCTCGCAGATCCCAAATTCAATGTCGCCCACGACGTCGACATGATTATCGGCATAAAGTCATTCTTCGACATTCTAGAGGATGATCAAATCGCACTAGGTAGTGACTTGCCAGTGCTTCGTAAAACAGTTTTCGGTTACGTCGTTGCGGGTGAGGCCCTCGAAAGCAAATCTTCTACTGTTGTTTGTAACGTTTCGACTTTTGACAACCTGGATTCAATAGTTCGCAAATTCTGGGAAGTAGAAAGTTTCGAAAGTGGCAAAGTCCTTTCTCTGGAAGAACAATATTGCGAGACACATTTCGAAAAAACCCACAGCAGAGCCAATGACGGTCGGTACGTGATTCGTTTACCCATTCGTGAAGAGATGCTGTTTGCTTTAGGAGAATCGTTAACAACAGCAAAGCGTAGATTTTTTAGTATCGAGAAAAAGTTAGCATCGGACCCTCAGTTACTCTCAGAATACACGAAATTCATGGACGAGTATCAACTACTGCAACACATGGAGGAAATCGAGCCCAATCATTCGATCCAGCACTTCTACCTACCTCATCATTCGATCCAGCGACCAGAAAGCACAACAACAAAGACAAGGGTTGTTTTCGATGCCTCATGCCGAGGATCTAACAACATTTCACTGAATGATATCTGCTACATAGGTCCAAATGTTCAGCCTTCGCTTTTGTCAATACTACTCAATTTTCGACTACCAAAGAACGTAGTGACTGCCGATATAGAAAAAATGTATCGACAGATTATCGTCCACACTGAAGATCGTCCTCTGCAACAGATCGTTTGGCGGAAGAATCCTACAGAAAATCTAAAACATTATCGACTGAATACCGTCACATACGGTACAGCTTCTGCACCATACCTCGCTACGCGTGTTTTAAACCAACTTGCTGACGACGAAGCTCAAAACTATCCACTTGCCGCCTTGAAGGTGAAGAAGTCGTTTTACGTAGATGATTACCTGTCGGGGGAAGATGACGAAAATCGCTTAATCGAAACAAATCAACAGCTTATCGCACTTCTTCGTTCTGGTGGATTTAGCCTCCGAAAATGGAGCAGTAACAACAAAAGGGTGCTTGCTCATATTCCAGAATCACTACGGGATACTCGGTCCGAATTAAAAATCGGTCAATCAGGTTTAATCAAAACTCTTGGACTCAACTGGCATCCTGTGTCTGATCGGTTGAGCTTCAACGTTCCAGAATTTGAATTATCGGAGTTGATAACAAAACGTACAATTTTATCGGAGATGTCACGCCTATTCGACCCCCTCGGTCTTGTTGGAGCTGCTATCGTAATGGCGAAGATATTTCTACAATCACTTTGGGCTAACAACTATTCGTGGAACGACTCATTGCCATCTGAATGTACGACTTGGTGGAAGCAGTATCGTGAGGAAATCTATAAACTCGCATCGCTCA
Protein-coding sequences here:
- the LOC129761367 gene encoding uncharacterized protein LOC129761367, whose translation is MNAKKIKKIVVRRNNVLSSLKLIQQFNQDYTFDRDFPQLKFRIEKLDELWDQFDELQTEIECEEEADEELSAVRISFETEYFQLKGSLTEKLDAVEVDTKRPLSPVAPPVHSVGVRLPELKIPEFSGNFEEWTNFHDLFVTLIHTNHHLSSVQKFQYLKAVLKGEALRLVESLSVSSENYTIAWDSLRKRYDNKNLQIKQHFSALLSTNAIRKESATALSNLADEFDKHVCVLNKLENCDDHWNSFLIELLSSKLDPITLKEWESQLDINGRPMYDELVAFIQKRSRILQSITLSQTSQQPIKPEIKLESKTLRNKTVSYHSTNNDNLPKCRLCKLSHSLMQCVEFRKLSPQQRFEVAKKHGLCLNCLRSSHMMKNCTAGSCRTCSKRHHTLLHLNSTPKSDQNNDQSNTAIQVAQYTHHSPSVSVVGMPSSFSCIADDCNVVSRITEPVPSLSDGHSNYTSSLIPPSISKRKPSGSAQSSPQVTNCQDVVPVNSNLSKTKQFSVFMLTAYVRVKDIDGNYHFARALLDCASEANFVTESLAQTLRLKRLSANIDVYGISQSVKKVKQQVPIVVSSRINSYTSCLSFLILPSLTRILPTVNVNVSKWIIPRHVPLADPKFNVAHDVDMIIGIKSFFDILEDDQIALGSDLPVLRKTVFGYVVAGEALESKSSTVVCNVSTFDNLDSIVRKFWEVESFESGKVLSLEEQYCETHFEKTHSRANDGRYVIRLPIREEMLFALGESLTTAKRRFFSIEKKLASDPQLLSEYTKFMDEYQLLQHMEEIEPNHSIQHFYLPHHSIQRPESTTTKTRVVFDASCRGSNNISLNDICYIGPNVQPSLLSILLNFRLPKNVVTADIEKMYRQIIVHTEDRPLQQIVWRKNPTENLKHYRLNTVTYGTASAPYLATRVLNQLADDEAQNYPLAALKVKKSFYVDDYLSGEDDENRLIETNQQLIALLRSGGFSLRKWSSNNKRVLAHIPESLRDTRSELKIGQSGLIKTLGLNWHPVSDRLSFNVPEFELSELITKRTILSEMSRLFDPLGLVGAAIVMAKIFLQSLWANNYSWNDSLPSECTTWWKQYREEIYKLASLTIPRRALNDNYTDIELHCFADASDRAYGSCVYMKTTSGDGTSVSNLVISKSRVSSLTKLSTPRLELCAALLAAQLAELVLESTSLNIRVTYWTDSTIVLHWLASSSSV